From Longimicrobiaceae bacterium, one genomic window encodes:
- a CDS encoding Ig-like domain-containing protein, which produces MRTIARGAGRALGVVGLGISILAGCSDGGVSGPEVRTPDEVRRLGGEVLVGEVGAELAAPLEVQVMGKQKPVGGVWVRWRVAQGEATLAADSTFTDEQGFARVRARMPRTAQEIRVEATTGALPPAAFALRSVYPCPDAGGVQLQRVGSRPIGGIPGDTLAQEIRVRATCNGAPLPNLLVRWTVGSGPAALVTDTSVTSSSGIASARLVLGASTGDVSLRAELAGVAPVLLPVRVYPPCEAFHGIAPGDTIQVRLRTTGCDRDPGVWNRRYAAVRVHVPVQRWGSLRVVGIAGDTRLELWDRDETRLLARSRQDNLYGTDPTLYFIFPAGEYVLRVSSTTPHVSTIGWSSTPPSACAWAHPVTWLHHPMATTTLQFGPTDCHFFSTETPYQAYAIHLRAGERVWFRLHARELSTGVVLDHVELTGMMQNTIERVGEFWLPKGTETLFQFVARGEGMYRFDMRSRLPDRYGSYEVSFTR; this is translated from the coding sequence ATGCGTACCATCGCGCGCGGCGCCGGGCGTGCCCTCGGCGTCGTGGGGCTTGGAATCTCCATCCTGGCCGGGTGCTCGGACGGGGGGGTCTCGGGGCCGGAAGTGCGGACTCCGGACGAGGTTCGCAGGCTGGGAGGAGAGGTGCTGGTCGGAGAGGTGGGGGCGGAGCTCGCCGCCCCGCTGGAGGTGCAGGTGATGGGGAAGCAGAAGCCCGTGGGAGGCGTCTGGGTCAGGTGGCGCGTCGCCCAGGGGGAGGCGACGCTCGCCGCGGACTCCACCTTCACCGACGAGCAGGGATTTGCGCGAGTCCGCGCGAGAATGCCGCGCACCGCGCAGGAGATCCGGGTCGAGGCGACCACGGGAGCGCTTCCGCCGGCGGCGTTCGCCCTGCGGAGTGTGTACCCCTGTCCCGACGCGGGCGGGGTCCAGCTGCAGCGGGTCGGGAGCAGGCCGATCGGGGGAATCCCGGGAGACACGCTCGCGCAGGAGATCCGGGTCCGGGCTACGTGCAACGGGGCGCCGCTCCCGAACCTGCTGGTTCGCTGGACGGTCGGCTCCGGGCCCGCCGCACTCGTGACCGACACGTCGGTGACCAGCAGCAGCGGCATCGCCTCGGCGCGCCTCGTCCTGGGGGCGAGCACCGGAGACGTCTCGCTCCGGGCGGAACTGGCGGGCGTCGCCCCGGTGCTGCTCCCGGTTCGCGTCTACCCCCCCTGCGAGGCTTTTCACGGGATCGCGCCAGGCGACACGATCCAGGTCCGGCTGCGGACCACGGGGTGCGACCGGGACCCCGGCGTGTGGAACCGCCGCTACGCAGCGGTCCGCGTCCACGTTCCCGTCCAGCGGTGGGGCTCGCTCAGGGTGGTGGGGATCGCGGGCGACACGCGGCTCGAGCTCTGGGACAGGGACGAGACGCGGCTGCTGGCCCGATCGCGCCAGGACAACCTGTACGGCACGGATCCCACCCTGTACTTCATCTTCCCCGCGGGGGAGTACGTGCTCCGCGTGAGCAGCACCACGCCTCACGTGTCCACCATCGGCTGGTCGAGCACCCCTCCATCCGCGTGCGCCTGGGCCCACCCCGTCACCTGGCTGCACCACCCCATGGCGACCACGACCCTGCAATTCGGACCCACGGATTGCCACTTCTTCTCCACGGAAACGCCGTACCAGGCGTACGCCATCCACCTGCGTGCCGGCGAGCGGGTGTGGTTCCGGCTACACGCACGGGAGCTGTCCACCGGAGTCGTCCTGGATCACGTAGAGCTCACGGGAATGATGCAGAACACCATCGAGAGGGTGGGAGAGTTCTGGCTGCCGAAGGGCACGGAGACCCTCTTCCAATTCGTCGCCCGCGGCGAGGGGATGTACCGGTTCGACATGCGGTCCCGCCTCCCCGATCGGTACGGCTCGTACGAGGTGTCGTTCACCCGATGA
- a CDS encoding Ig-like domain-containing protein, translating into MRNDLLLSVREARERIAAPALLLVLGLAACGDGPTQARDDTDPYVLRIESTPMAMRQGDSASVRVGVQSRSGRALPGTRVEWTTSDESVAGVTAEGRVIGVGRGEAYVRARHGALADSVLVRVSIRWRSVGIYSMGGSSCALAWQGKVYCTGTVTAPGIGATPPTYSTSWDSVRSGPRVASFGPTAPPSGCGLTAAGKLVCWGHRLGTSPAVVEDQVFELAPPVQLARLYPGGNVMCGLSAAGEAYCWGDGSSGTLGTGSWAAAQQPSAVAGGLRFTGLSIGAATACGVTTERRAYCWGWNGYGQTGRADSSYYGRPARLPLDVEFRSVAVGHLRACGIDTSDRLWCWGGTSDRRPTVLATAHPFERIFAGAGHMCGLTASGEAFCWGSNSWGELGDGTHVPRRTPVAVTDNIRFKHLALGWSHTCGITLADELYCWGSNSNGQLGTGDRRSTAVPVRVREPAA; encoded by the coding sequence ATGAGAAACGATCTTCTCCTCTCCGTGCGAGAGGCTCGCGAGCGGATCGCGGCTCCCGCGCTGCTGCTGGTGCTGGGCCTAGCGGCGTGCGGCGACGGTCCCACCCAGGCGCGCGACGACACGGATCCCTACGTCCTCCGGATCGAGAGCACGCCCATGGCGATGCGCCAGGGCGACTCCGCGTCGGTTCGCGTGGGCGTGCAGTCCAGGTCCGGCAGGGCGCTTCCGGGCACGCGGGTGGAGTGGACCACCAGCGACGAGAGTGTCGCGGGGGTCACGGCGGAGGGACGGGTCATCGGAGTGGGACGGGGTGAGGCGTACGTTCGGGCGCGGCACGGCGCGCTCGCGGACTCGGTGCTGGTCCGTGTGAGCATCCGCTGGCGCTCCGTCGGGATCTACTCGATGGGGGGCTCGAGCTGTGCGCTCGCCTGGCAGGGGAAGGTATACTGCACGGGCACCGTGACCGCGCCCGGGATCGGCGCGACCCCACCGACGTACTCGACCTCCTGGGACTCGGTACGGAGCGGGCCCCGTGTCGCATCGTTCGGGCCGACCGCACCCCCTTCGGGGTGCGGCCTGACGGCGGCCGGGAAGCTGGTCTGCTGGGGGCATCGCCTGGGGACCAGTCCGGCGGTCGTCGAGGACCAGGTCTTCGAGCTTGCCCCGCCCGTACAGCTCGCGCGGCTGTACCCGGGTGGAAACGTCATGTGCGGGCTCTCGGCGGCTGGCGAGGCGTACTGCTGGGGCGATGGATCCTCCGGCACCCTGGGGACCGGGTCCTGGGCCGCTGCGCAGCAGCCCTCGGCGGTCGCCGGAGGGCTGAGGTTCACGGGGCTCTCCATCGGCGCCGCGACCGCGTGCGGGGTGACGACCGAGCGCCGGGCCTACTGCTGGGGGTGGAACGGATACGGTCAGACGGGTCGGGCCGACTCGAGCTATTACGGTCGGCCGGCGCGGCTTCCCCTGGACGTGGAGTTCAGGTCCGTCGCCGTCGGCCATCTCCGCGCCTGTGGGATCGACACTTCGGACCGGCTCTGGTGCTGGGGCGGGACGAGCGATCGTCGTCCCACCGTGCTGGCGACGGCCCACCCGTTCGAGAGGATCTTCGCGGGAGCCGGGCACATGTGTGGGCTGACCGCGAGTGGCGAAGCGTTCTGCTGGGGGAGCAACAGCTGGGGCGAGCTGGGGGATGGGACGCACGTCCCGCGGAGGACCCCGGTCGCCGTGACGGATAACATCCGCTTCAAGCACCTCGCTCTCGGATGGTCTCACACCTGCGGAATCACCCTGGCGGACGAGCTCTACTGCTGGGGCTCCAACAGCAACGGGCAGCTCGGCACCGGAGACCGACGATCCACCGCGGTCCCCGTTCGCGTCCGGGAGCCCGCGGCCTAG
- a CDS encoding GNAT family N-acetyltransferase, protein MPPPELYGYTVRRLAPADAPALQALYERCSDYHEEHEGVPTRPNAAEEELVARPPGRMLSDKFSFGIYAPTGEMVGYLDLMRDFPSAGEWWIALLMLDPGARGAGLGGRVYEAASRWVAAEGGHTISLGVLEHSPRAEQFWRRMGFEEAGRQPYTSDSAGRERRLIVLRHELVHPPAA, encoded by the coding sequence ATGCCCCCTCCCGAGCTGTACGGCTACACGGTCCGGCGCCTCGCGCCCGCGGACGCTCCCGCGCTCCAGGCGCTCTACGAGCGGTGCAGCGACTACCACGAGGAGCACGAGGGCGTGCCCACCCGTCCCAACGCTGCGGAGGAGGAGCTGGTCGCGCGCCCGCCCGGGAGGATGCTCTCGGACAAGTTCTCCTTCGGGATCTACGCGCCCACGGGAGAGATGGTCGGCTACCTGGATCTGATGCGGGACTTCCCATCCGCGGGCGAGTGGTGGATTGCGCTGCTCATGCTCGATCCCGGGGCACGCGGCGCGGGGCTCGGCGGGCGCGTCTACGAGGCCGCGTCGCGGTGGGTCGCCGCGGAGGGAGGACACACCATCTCCCTGGGCGTGCTGGAGCACTCTCCGCGGGCCGAGCAGTTCTGGCGGCGCATGGGCTTCGAGGAGGCCGGCCGGCAGCCCTACACGTCCGACTCGGCCGGAAGGGAACGCCGGCTGATCGTCCTGCGCCACGAGCTGGTCCACCCGCCCGCTGCGTAG